In Bacillus solimangrovi, the DNA window TGAGAAATACATTGTATAATAGCTAAGTTGAGGAGGACTCCACTTTTGGAGTCCTCTTTATTACATGTTAGGATAAAAGTTAACAGCTTAGAATAGTTCATCGCTTGTGTGATAGAATAAGGTGAAATATCTATCGCTTAATACACTTATTACCCATACATAGTTAGTTGGGTGTATTAGAGACTGGTTGTTCACTCCTGTTTCATTATTATTGAAGTCTGAAATCTTTGAAGTAGGAATACTTACAACAGTTGAAGTGAGGGAGAATTGAGTAAGTATGATGGAGGTAGGATATGGGATTGACATTTTACTGGTATCCGAAGTGTGGTACTTGTCGTAAGGCTAAGAAATGGTTTGATGAGCACGGCGTAGAATATAAAGAAGTACATATTGTAGAATCTCCACCATCTCGTGATCAAATTGAGGACTTGTATAAGTCGAGTGGTCTAGAGTTAAAGAAATTTTTCAATACAAGTGGAAAGAAATATCGAGAGCTTGATTTGAAAGACAAAGTGAAAACGGCTGAACCAGACGAGTTATTGGATTTGTTAGCATCTGATGGTATGTTATTAAAACGACCAATTGTAACTGATGGAGAGAAGGTAACGGTTGGTTTTAAAGAAGAGCAATTTGTAGAGGTTTGGAATAAATAAAGTATTTGCTCTAACTGTTTGCTATCGAATATACTCTTAAGTGAATAGACAAGTACATACATTGCTTGTCCATTAGTGAAAAATTTGATGTGGAGGAATTAGACATGAATTTACCTAAAGAATTACGTTATTCTGAAGAACATGAGTGGGTTAAAGTTGAAGGCGACAAAGTACGTATTGGAATTACAGATTTTGCTCAATCTGAATTAGGAGACATCGTTTTTGTTGAAGTTCCAGAAGTTGGTGATGAAATTCAAGCAGATGAACCATTTGGTAGTGTTGAATCTGTTAAAACTGTATCTGAACTATATGCTCCAATTAGTGGGAAAATTGTTGAAGTCAATGAAGACCTTGATGATAGTCCAGAATTTGTGAATGAATCACCATATGAAAAAGCATGGATCATTGTTGTTGAGCCATCTGATATGAGTCAAGTAGAAGAGTTAATGACTGCTGAACAATATCAAACAATGGTTGAGGAAGATTAATTATTAGCCATATAGAAAAGGCAGCGGTGTTAATTCCGTTGCCTTTTCTATATGGCTAGTGATTTTATTCTATATGGTCATGTTTCTTGCTTATATAATCTTTTTATGTAAGCATAATGTAAAGCCACAATTACAAAAGATAAGGATAAGCTTCATACAAAGTTCATATTTCAAGTCCTTAGTATTTATCTGTAAAGAATTGTATTAAAGTTGCCTTCCACGCGAACTTCACCGTGTATTCTTAGTCTTGAAGTGGGAGTGTACATAAGCTGAACATACTTGATTAAGGGTGAAGGTGATGGCTATGGTAGAGAAAGTAATTATAGTTGAAGGACGTACAGATAAAAAGAAGATACAACCTATTATTAATGAACCTGTTACTATTATTTGCACGAACGGAACAGTAAGTCTTACAAAAATTGATGAATTAATTGAACTATATATACTAGAGGAAAAGGATGTATATATTTTAGCTGATGCAGATTCGGCTGGGGATAAGCTGCGAAATCAATTCAAACGTGAATTACCAGAAGCTGAACATATTTACATTGACCGAGCTTATCGAGAAGTAGCTACATCACCAGTAAATCATTTAGCAACGGTCTTAACAGGGGCTAATTTTGATGTAAATCCTGAATTTTTGTTGAAATGAGGATTAAATATGATACCAGTAAAACAGAGAGAATTTGAACGAATCGTGGATGAAGAGGGGTTAACCTATTTTTATTTATATACGCCAATGTGTGGTACATGTCAGCTTGCCAGTAAGATGCTTACGATCGTAGAAGAGGCGATTCCATCATTAGAAATTAACAAAATTGACCTGAATTATATACCAGATTATGCGAAAAAATGGGAGGTTGAAAGTGTACCCTGTTTAATTGTTTATGATGAAAAGTCAGTAAAAGATCGAATATATGCATTCCAATCGGTTGATTATCTATTTCGATACTTCAAACAACAATAAAAGGTTCAGTATAAATATAGAGAGGAATATTGAATTGTAAAATAACGCCTTATAATACAGATAAAACCTAAAATATTAAGGTTTCTAGACATTCTTCTATACTTTTTCGTAAAAGTGGATTAGTTGTGTTATAACTGTGTATATTGCAATAGTCTACACTTTTTTCTAATCTATTTTTGTAGTTATTGAAATTGAAAATAACGATTAGTGAATTTGATTTAGAAGTAATAGGTGTACGAAAAGAGGTGGTAAACAATGTTCCCATTTTTATTTATTTCATGGATACCAAAGAAAAATGACTCAAATATAAATGTAGAAGAGCTCGTATTCGAAGCTCAAAAAGGTAATGATGAAATTCGAAACGACTTATTGGAAAAGTATCAACCGTTTATAAAAAAAGTGATTTCTAAAGTGTGTCAAAGATATATATCAGAATCTATGGACGAATACAGTGTTGGTCTATTGGCCTTCAATGAAGCAATTGATCAATATCAAGCAAACCAAGGTAGTAAATTTTTAACATTCGCCAATATGGTTATTAGAAGGCGAGTTATTGACTACATTCGCAAAGAACAGCGCCATAGGCAACATTATGCTTGGGATTATGAAGAGAATGACAAAGATGTTCAGTATGAAGAAAGTTACATTGAGCAGCGGACATCAATTGAAAACTATGAATTGAAGAAACAGCAAGAAGAGCGTCTTGAACAGATTATGGAGTACAGAGATCTACTTGCTACGTTTAAAATATCATTTGATACGTTAAGCAAACAATGTCCAAAACATTGGGATGCCCGTGAAAATGCAAAACAGATAGCAAAATTAATAGCAGAAGATCCTGAGTTTGTAGAATATTTGATGACTAAGAAGAGATTACCAATAAGACATTTGGAGAAAAAAGTTTCTTGCAGTCGCAAAACGATAGAGAGGAATCGAAAGTATATAATAGCCGTTTCATTAATCCATATTGGAGGATTTGAAGCACTACAATCTTATATTGAACCACAGAAAGGAGGAGAATGATGAAGCGC includes these proteins:
- a CDS encoding toprim domain-containing protein, yielding MAMVEKVIIVEGRTDKKKIQPIINEPVTIICTNGTVSLTKIDELIELYILEEKDVYILADADSAGDKLRNQFKRELPEAEHIYIDRAYREVATSPVNHLATVLTGANFDVNPEFLLK
- the gcvH gene encoding glycine cleavage system protein GcvH, whose amino-acid sequence is MNLPKELRYSEEHEWVKVEGDKVRIGITDFAQSELGDIVFVEVPEVGDEIQADEPFGSVESVKTVSELYAPISGKIVEVNEDLDDSPEFVNESPYEKAWIIVVEPSDMSQVEELMTAEQYQTMVEED
- a CDS encoding arsenate reductase family protein, whose product is MGLTFYWYPKCGTCRKAKKWFDEHGVEYKEVHIVESPPSRDQIEDLYKSSGLELKKFFNTSGKKYRELDLKDKVKTAEPDELLDLLASDGMLLKRPIVTDGEKVTVGFKEEQFVEVWNK
- a CDS encoding thioredoxin family protein, with the translated sequence MIPVKQREFERIVDEEGLTYFYLYTPMCGTCQLASKMLTIVEEAIPSLEINKIDLNYIPDYAKKWEVESVPCLIVYDEKSVKDRIYAFQSVDYLFRYFKQQ
- the sigI gene encoding RNA polymerase sigma-I factor produces the protein MFPFLFISWIPKKNDSNINVEELVFEAQKGNDEIRNDLLEKYQPFIKKVISKVCQRYISESMDEYSVGLLAFNEAIDQYQANQGSKFLTFANMVIRRRVIDYIRKEQRHRQHYAWDYEENDKDVQYEESYIEQRTSIENYELKKQQEERLEQIMEYRDLLATFKISFDTLSKQCPKHWDARENAKQIAKLIAEDPEFVEYLMTKKRLPIRHLEKKVSCSRKTIERNRKYIIAVSLIHIGGFEALQSYIEPQKGGE